Within Candidatus Cloacimonadota bacterium, the genomic segment TGCTTTTCTTACCAAAGGGTGGATTTGCCAGAACATAATCATATCGTTTTCCTGTATCGGCAATTAACGCATCTGTAGAAGAAATGAAACTCTCTCCGTCAATTTCTCCGATGTTATGCAAAAACATATTCATCAAACACATTCTGCGTGTGTTGGCAACAATTTCATTACCAAAAAAAGTTTTAAGTTTTAGGAATTCCTTTTCCTCTCTGTTCAGTCGTTTATCAGCGATAAAATCATAAGAAGCCAAAAAGAAACCACCAGTTCCGCAGGCAGGATCACAAATTGTTTTCTGCGGTTTTGGTTGAACACATTCTACCATTGCTTTTATCAAAGCTCTCGGTGTGAAATATTGACCTGCTCCGCTTTTAGTATCTTCTGCATTTTTCTCCAAAAGACCTTCATAGATTTTTCCTTTAACATCCGATCCCATCAAAGTCCATTCTTCTTTATTTATCATATCAATAATTTTATAAAGTTTGGCAGGGTCTTGAATTTTATTTTGAGATTTCAGGAAAATTTGTCCTAAAGTTCCTTTTGCTTTTGCAAGTTCTCGAAGCAATTTAGAATAATGCATTTCAAGTTCTGCACCTCGCTTTGTAATTAAATTTTCCCAATTGAATTCCTTTGGAATATTGATATTTCGATTATATGGCGGTTTGGAATATTCATCTGCCATTTTCAAGAAAAGCAGATAAGTCAATTGCTCCAAATAATCTCCGTAACCGACTCCATCATCTTTGAGAATATTGCAAAAACTCCATACTTTTGATATTATACTTGATGTATTAC encodes:
- a CDS encoding SAM-dependent DNA methyltransferase gives rise to the protein NTSSIISKVWSFCNILKDDGVGYGDYLEQLTYLLFLKMADEYSKPPYNRNINIPKEFNWENLITKRGAELEMHYSKLLRELAKAKGTLGQIFLKSQNKIQDPAKLYKIIDMINKEEWTLMGSDVKGKIYEGLLEKNAEDTKSGAGQYFTPRALIKAMVECVQPKPQKTICDPACGTGGFFLASYDFIADKRLNREEKEFLKLKTFFGNEIVANTRRMCLMNMFLHNIGEIDGESFISSTDALIADTGKRYDYVLANPPFGKKSSMTFTNEAGEQKKDTLVYNRQDFWATTSNKQLNFVQHIHTLLKSDGKAAVVLPDNVLFEGGAGETVRKKLLTNTELHTILRLPTGIFYKQGVKANVLFFDNKPASKEPWTKEVWIYDFRTNIHFTLKKNPLKFEDLADFIKCYNPENRFARKETYSEENPEGRFRKFDYKEIINRDKTNLDIFWLKDDSLADLDNLPDPDVLANDIIENIEAGLESFREIMETLDESE